Part of the Anopheles gambiae chromosome 3, idAnoGambNW_F1_1, whole genome shotgun sequence genome is shown below.
CTTAATTCGTTTCAATAataagagcgagagagaaagggagagagataaaaaaaaagttaatggACGACAGTTTAATGCAAAACACTAATATATAAATAACCGCCGCATGGTGTATGTTCGGAATAAAATTCCACTACACGCCCGTATAGGAATTTAGAAGTAACGCAAATATACCTTTCATgaatagcaaacaaacaataaagaacggatgtgaacaaaaaaaaaacaatagttaACTATCTTTCGGCACCGAATTCATACATATATCACACAAACGAATCGCCGTCATTTTCCATTGATAGTTCCATTTAAAACAATGAATCgcgtttatttttaataatttcattAATCGTGCGAGTGACAGAGAGTGGGCAGGACGAGATACATTGCACTACGAGTTCGTCTTCAGTCGCTCccatcatttccatttccgtCCTTATCAAATGCCTAAGTGCAGATGATtattcaatgtgtgtgtgtttttttcttcattaaaTCGATCTTTCGTTTTGGCAAACATCCGGCGGCCCTTAACCCTTAAATTGGCTGTCGCCATTGCAAAGCCTGCCTGCAAACGCGCGTGTCATGATGTTGTCGGGAAGGGAACTACTATAAAGTACTAAATTACGAAAGTTCATGCTCAAGAAGTTCAGTCAAGTGTGTacctactattactactacagTACGCACGTGGTACACTGCCGCGGGGGCATCcataaacattaacatttaaaatGTGTGAAGATTTACACGAGTATCCGTCGCCTTACTATCTTACTTTGCTAGCGTGTAAGTGTGTGCAAgtattgttcgttttttttgtaacagaATACGTGTTGACGCGTTTTTTCTTAATACAATTACATGCTAACAGGATTGTATGTTCGGCCGAATGtggctttcttttcttctgtcTGGCTGCTGAGAACATTCGTGCCGAAGGAAGAAGATACAATTCGTCTCAAATCTCATGCCTCAGTCGTCAGAGACGGAGCTGCAGCAGCGTACGAGGAATACGCGTAcgaaataatataaattagTATATGCTGTGTGTCACACGTGTCCTTTTCTGGTGGGGAAGGCGGCTGTTATTAGCACCCGGGTATTCCCCTACTTCTTATGCCGAATCCCCTCCCCCACCAGCCGAATCTCATTCTTCCTGCGAAGGAATTTCACTTCCTTCCTCTTCCTCGTCCGCTTCGTCGTactcttcctcctcctggTCGTTCGCCTCGTCACGCTCATCCGTGTCTTCTCCCGTGCTGCGATTGGTCTTCTTGCCGCCGGCACCCGATCGCGAACGATTCCTACCGCCGTTCGATCGATCACTGCCCTGGCTGGAATCGCTCGATTTGCCATACTGCTCCATGTACTTCTGGTACTCTTCCTTCGCCCTGATCTCGGTCGCTTCCACATCGATGATCTGTACGCGCAACTGTTTCGTCTGTTCGATGCAGCGCACCTTCACCTCCATATACTCATCGGCCCGTTTATCCTCCCAGCAGGAATACTGttgtggagagagagatacaagCGTGTTAACAATATAAATTACAAACCCACACCCCAAAACACACTCTTACCACCATCGAGGAGGTGAACTGTGGCGTGTTTGCGTCGACCGATTTATCTCGAAAGTATTTCTGCAGCAAGCTGGAACCGTCCCGACGCCACAGACACACCTTCAGATTGTCCCGTATGCCTTCCTCCAGGTCCGCCCGGCTAACGAACAGTTTCAGGTAGCCGCTCTTGTCCGGAAAACTGCTCGCCGTATTGACAACCTTGCGCTGGATCGGTCTTACCGACTGCTCCGAGCTGGGACTCTGCTTCATCCGTCCCATCGAGCCCCCCTTCGATGTGGACGGTGAtgtcttgctgctgctgttgcctttGCGCCCGTACACACGCTGCGGTGTGGCGCCGGACTTTCGACCCCGTTTCGGTACCGGTGGAGTGGAGCTGCCACTACCCTCACTATCGAACCgactatcatcatcatcatcatcgtcatcatcgtcatcgtcgtcgtcgtcatcatcgtagTCTTCGGAGTTGCGTTTTCTTCCAGCGCCACGGCCCTTGGCGGCGGGTTTGCGGCCCCGCTTGCTGCTATTACTGCGACCGCCACGCTTTCCACTGACCATGCCGGTCAGTATGTCGCGCGTTTTGCGCTTCATCGCTTTCGGATCACCCTTTTCCGGTCGCCAGTCTTCCTCGGAGTCTTCGAAATCCGTCTCCTCGTCAAAATCGGAACCCTCCAGGGTGGTGGTCACCATTTCCGTTCTGCTACGCATCTTGTCTCGGTATTACGGAAGCACACAGTTATAAGTTTCTTTTCTACAAAGTTAAAAAATTGCATTAAACACTGCATTGAAACACTTGCCAAACCGGTTAGCAGTCTGTCTGACCCGCAACCCGTACCCAAGGCGACACTGGAGGAATGCAAGCAAATTCCTGTATTCCCGTTCTGGATTACGCTGCCCTATTTCTGTCGCACCGATGCTGCCGTGAGAACCGTCGAACAGCAGTTCAGATTAATGATGGACGGCACAAATATTCTTACTTTACAAGGAAGAATTGTTTAACAACCAGCTTTACATTGAGATTGTTCTCATGCGCTCGGTTCGGGAAGCAATATTGCACAAAGATATACAAATACGGGAGCGTTTTCacggatttttttgtttcatgtttttcatcgcaatttttttatatttatggCATTTTGATGCCGTTTTTTCAGTTTGACAGTTGATTAGCCCGTTCGAACCGGTTCGATTACAAGTTCAACCGGTAGGaatagaaatgaaattaaaatacgaTAAGAGTAAGATTTAAATAAggttttgtattgattttgtaGCTGATATATCAATGGCGCACAATATTATCAATAACATGAACttgttttaatgaaataaaagcaaaattgTTTGTTAAAAATGAACCGGTTTGTATGTATGCGTATCTCGGGTACTGACTGTATAGCGTAAATAGCTGACAGATCAGAGACgctcgtttgtttacataccACCAAGCTACagtattgttgttgttccgcTCGCTTTTCCATAAAGCCTAACTAATTCATTTCAATATAACCCTCCATGGAATCGTTCGAAATTTGCCGAGTTTGCATGGAAGAAGTTAAACACGTTTGGCCATTGTTTGAGCACTGTGCCAAGATTCCACTGGAGCTAACGCCAGCGACGCTAATCAGCGAATGCGCGGGTATTGCAATCGATCCAAACGATGGACTGCCCGACTTGGTGTGCGATAGTTGTCTTGAAGCGATGGTGATAGCTTACAGTATCAGGCAGAAATGTATTTCCTCTGACAGAAAGCTGCGGAAAATACTGCTGCGCAGTAACGCTTGCAGTGTGCCACAAGAGGTGAAACAGCAGGAACATTTGACAGACGAAACCGTGGAAAGTGATCGAGAGACCGAATCATGCGAGGCAAACGCAGTCAGTGAAAGTTTAGCGAATGAAAAGGAGTCTAGTGGGGCGGACGAGGACTCAACATCAGAAAACGCTATCGAAATTGTGTTGAAGGAAGAATTAGCTCCTGCGTACTTTGACGAGGAATACCTAATCGAAGCTACTTACACAGAGCAGCCCGAAGATGGTGACGGTGCAGAGCAACAAATCGCGGAAGATGAATCGAATGATGAGAAGCTTGAATTAGCAGATCTCGAACAATATCCACAGCACGGTGTGGAGAAACTGTTTACCTGCGAAATATGCGAGAAGCGTTTCGCGACCAAGGGCAATATGAAAGCTCACGCGCTGCTGCACAGCAACCACAAACCGTTTAGCTGTGAGCTGTGCGGGGCAACGTTTGCCAAAAAGCATAACTACAACATGCACACGATGCGTCACGCCGGCAATCGAACCCACCCGTGTCCGGTGTGTGAAAAGTCGTTCGTGTGTGCGGTGAATTTGAAGAACCATATGCGCATACACTCGAGCGTAAAGCCGTTTCAGTGTGATTACTGTAGCAGAGAGTTTTGTCACCGAACGGATAAGGCACGGCATGAAGTTTCGCACACCGGTGAATATCCTTATGGGTGTGAGAAATGCCAGCGCAAGTTTTCCCGAAATACGAGCCTTACCAAACATCTGGTAAAATGCAACGGATCGAAATCGAAACATCCCAATTGGAAAAGAAAGTcaaaaatagaacaacataccgaataataaaaagaaaacaaatacgTTTAGTATCGTATCATGAACGATCATCAATTAATTTTGAAGGGAAAATATCACAAGAAACAGGAAAATCGCTGTTAATTCTTCAACAATTGAGGGGCTAATTGAACGCAAATGGTGCAGTCTGCGCACTATCCCAACTGTCACTATCGATTCGATGAATtttccatgcgatgttttttcccccaccTCCTGTCAAACGCATAATACGGTCTGCGCCGTCCAACCGTTTTACCGAGCCGAAGGGAAAATAATAACATTCAAACCGTTAAGCTGAAAGGACGTGTCTGTTCGTTCGGTGCACtcattgtgtttttattgtgtGTCTATTGTTATTAAACGTTATCATTCTTAACTAAACCTGTGTGTTAGGTACGCACCacccagaagaaaaaaaaagttgactgCACAAAGTGTATGCAAGATTTCCGTAAAGTTGAGTTTATTGTTCTCCGTTTGCCGAAAGCTGCTGAGCGTAGCATGCGGTGTACGGTAGAGAagtgaaaagcaaacaaaacgaaacatctGCATCAGCTGGGTCatcattttgcaaacagacACGCGTAACCAAACGCTTAGAGCACGTTTCTTGTGGAATGTAACCAAAGATTCGGTTGGAGATTGGTGAATTTTAAGTTATCGTTGCTAATTGtttaaacaaattataaaTCGCCGTCGTAGATTCGCGTGCGTGAGTGAGTGCGTGAGTGTGATAGATTCCCTGCAGTACGCTTCACGTAGCGctgtttctatttttacttttcgtGAAGTAAAGAAAAGGGCTAGAAGAAAACCATTCAACACCTTTCGAACCGGTACCGAGAACGGACGACGCAACGCGACGCTAGTGACGTCTTGGCTgagcggatttttttttttatttaaagcacacacacacacacatacccgcGTCGCTGGGCCTGGTGCTGTGCTGTTACCACCGAATCGAAATCTCGCATCCCGTTATCAGCGAGGTTGGACGGCATCGAccgaaaggcgcgcgcgcgcaagaCCGGCCAGTACCCACAAAGTCCAAAAATCATCCCCACGTCCAGAGGGGTGCCTGCTTATCAGCGTGCGCCAGAAAGGTATACCGAATCACCCATCCGAACATCCGAACTTCAGGCTTAGTGGTGTGACATTTTTGGTGCACATACGGTGATTAGTAGCTCATCCGGCACGCAGTGAAAGATTCTAtgcgaagcagcagcacaggaGAGATAGAAGCAACATGAATAACCTGATTGCGAAGGTAAGTGATGTGTAGTTTGAAGTGCCATTTTGATTCTCTCCCTCTCAACAGGTAGGCCATGATAGAagagaaggtgtgtgtgtgcgtatggtgGTGGCGTGATCGTGACAAccgatcgattacggctacatGAGAGAGAAAGCCCTCTAAAAACGGCCCGCGGCtgtgtgggacactttctgGTGGTCCACACGATGGAACACTCATTATACTTGTGGTTAACCAGATGTTCATTATTTCATAGCACGACACAATAAGTAATGCGTCTCGACGCTTTGCGTGCGTCATACCATCTGAATATCATTAAAAACATGCTTTTTTAAAGAAGGACAGACATTTAATTTTAGGGGCCTGTGAATCATGACGTAGATAGGTTTTCCACAACAACttcgaaaacaaacacagaagTGCTCCGACAGGGGATTAGCAACGCAAACAAATGAGTCACTCACGAAACgcgcaagaaaaacaaatctaaaCGATAGCCCGCCCCGGTGGCTCGCGGCCAATGCGGGGAATGCGTTTTGCAGACTTTCTATCAACGGATGGTGTGTGTTGGGGTTGAATACGGCGTAGATCGACACAACAAATCGGCTCGCCCCCCCCACTACAGTCTGTCCTTCGAGCTATGGCCCCGTCGCGCAGCTGATGACCTCTctggaagaagaagacgaaccAGCGATTACGTGCGCCACCGTGTGCCACGCGTCTCTTGGTTCGCCTTTTATCGATCGTATCGTGTCCGTGAAGATCACAGAATAATGTAAAAAAGGGGAATGAGCGCTGTAGAATCATCTCGAAATGATTAATCAATGCATTCGCTAGTTGTTTGTCGCTCTGTGCAATGGTCCTAGTTCGATGACATTACGACAAGACATGAAATTGGTGCAAAGCGACTTTACAGAACCGGCTCCCGAACCGATCGATCCACTCGTGCGcggttgcaaaatgtcacgacGCATGACTAATTAGATCGGTTGATATGGCTTTGTTAGCAGTTTGTTGTTCCATTTCGCACTCACCGGCACCGTGAAAGGAAACGGCTGAGCAGGTGCTAGGGAAGTTATTTCACTCCGCCGTTGTCTCCCATGGTTCCGGAAGTGTTTCCCTTGTTGGAAcggggtcggtcggtcggtcaaTGTTTGtggctcttttttttcggggagCTCTCTTCTGAGCTTATCAACGCTTCTTAATCGCTTACTAACACCTTTTCCCTGGTGAACGATTCAACTAAATGGAATGCAATTTTTAAACAGTAGGTAACGCATTCACAATCATTCCATTTGCAATTCCTTCCCGATCAAGGCCGGCAGGAAATGACGCGTAAGGAAAGTCAAGTTTAAGCAAACAATTGCCTTCGAGATTATGCATGTGTTTCCTCTCACCAGTCTGTTGCCCTCTTCCCCTAAAGTGCGGGCGGCGAAGGGTGGTGCTGGGTGGGTCTCGGCCGGCTCTTATCAGTAGAATAGTTGCGGCGTAAATATTAGAAATACAAGTGCCCGATGCGTTTCTTCATAAAACAATTCGTGGAGCGAGCGGCCGTCGTTTGCTTAGCGGTTCTCCAACAAAGGGCAAGGGATCAACGCCGTAATGAAAAATTCGTCTTGATATGAATGTCGTTTTTACTGTGCAACAAAGTGTACGTACACACTTATCTTTCTGCTTTGTGTTTGACCAATTTAGTACTCCGCCCCTTCAATCATTTGTATCGAGCGAAGCGGTAACTTTCCTCCGGCTTTCGTATGGAGCTGTTGGCTACGGTTTCACTCTCTCAGTATTCCCCATCCCACCGTCCAAAACGTGTACTGCATTAATGACATTTAGAAGATTTTTATTCCACGTGGAAAGATTTACGCCGTGACGGATTTGTGCGAACAGTCATCATCAGACATCATTTCACGGTCACGTTCCAGACATACCGTGCCGTGTGACTTTGGCTATCGTTACGCAGCCCCCTCGGTATACCCGTGATCCGGCATCTAATTACAATcgaatgtgttttgtgtggaTTACAACagttttggtttcttttttctctcctcgccccccccccccccccctcccgttcTAGCAGAAGCGTCCTGATCCCGTGGCGGAATCACTGAAGCAGTTATTGAAGGTGAAGTGTGACGGTCGCTAAAAAAATGTCAACCTTTCTTTATTTGCGCATTTCCCCGCACGTCGGATTTTTTCTCTCAGCTCCTCTACACTTTCTATAGAAGCTTttgcttgcacacacacaacaaattatTCGGCACCGCTTGCTTGGTTGGGGTATTGCGTTTGAGCGTAGACGGCACACTAGAGCTCTACACATCAGCTGCCTTTGGCTCTACGCCAGAGATCACGTTGCACATTGCACTTTGGGCAGATTGAGATCTTTTTTATGATGCAAATTGTACGAAAACCCCATTTTGGCGCGAATCGCATTAATAATTGCATTCATCACTTACTTACTCATATGCGCACACAGGCAAGCTGCTTGGCAGCTATTTTTACTACTATTTGCATGACACTAAACCGCGCCATTTAATTGCTGTAGGTGTGCAAAAATCCCGCGAGAGACACAAAACACGACATTGTGGACAAGGGATCGACGCAgatagtttgcattttcaaattattttgaatgtttcgttttagagaacaaaaaacgcaatACAATACAGGCTAAATTTCCCCCCAGGACTTCCCTATCGTAAGGGTTTCTGGTTTGCCCCGGTCTGGTTTGCCTTCTATCTATGCATATGACGGTCAATGACGGTTGGATCAATAATGGACAAAACGAATGCACCGGTACGggggatacaaaaaaaaaacacacaaacaaacggccGGAGAGTACCGGAGCCATGTTTTAGCGATTCACCAAGGCACAGCTGAAGGTTAGCGCGCCTGTACACGGACGAATCTAGTGTGCAGTGCTTAATGCATATCGGTCCATGCTGCCACTGTTGGAGTGTGCTGTACACGTCGATATACAGACGGTGGCGCTTATACATTTGCACGTGTAGATCGGGCGGCCGGTGTAATGGGCCCGTTATAACGGTCATAATGGTACATAATTTTAGCTTATCCTACAGCAAAAATTGTTGGTAGCCGTGTACGTACACCAGGGGGCGGGGTGGCAAATTGCTGCCAGCATGTCGCATGTCGAACCCTTTGCCCGCGAGGTGTGTTAAATGTGCTCAGTTCCCTTGTATGACGATGAGCAAGTGGAACAGTAGGagtaaaagaaaatcaatagTAGAATAATTTAAAGCAGAAAATTGTAGACAGTTTGTTGAGTCCAGCGCAGTTGATTTGCAATCAAAAGAGACAGAGAAGATATGATTGAAAATGAGAAAGGCTTTTGCTTTGAATTTCAAAAAGATTAATGGAGAAGTGAGATAAATTTTGATATAATTCGCAATCAGCAAGGGATGCAATTATACAGgaattgttttgcaaattccGCTTTACATTGTGTGCCGTAAGGGCACCCTATAATGGTTGCCTTGTAAGGACCATACGGCGAATCGCATCTTAATGATATTGAACAAAAGCAAACCCGCCATGcctactttgtttgtttgcacccTTTGATTGAATCAATAAACATCCCAAAAAAGCCCATTGCCGTAGCGAATCTTGCAGTCATTTTATTGATCCGCTTTCGCTGGGTGccacgtgtttttgtttactttcctCACTTGGCCACCTGTCGGGTGACGGCGCGCGCTACGCTCCTATTTCGGCTTCGTTGCAGGCCCAGAAACGCTACGTCATGTATTACGATACGCCGCGAatccttttgctgctgccatgGCTGtgttggtatgtgtgtgtgtgttattctGTTGTTCCACCAGCGGACTGCGGAGAGGATCGCAGTTTCAGACAGCTGTTGTTTACGCGGACTCCGAGCCCTTTAAGCGACCTGCTGGCGATGATGAAACCGGACGGCACAGAATGTcgcacaccaacagcaaccaaacacacacacacacacactcggctgCCTGCCAGCCCGCACGCAACGCAACCTTTTTGGCAGGCAAAACGCAAAGGAACAACAGCAAGCAGGTTGATCGGCTCGACCGACCGATACCCGACGGCGGTGCTCGTCTACCCGAACCTGCCTTGCCACGAACGGGCACGCATGCGTCGACGGGGTTTCTTCGGGGTCGAATGGCAATAGTGTGTTTGCGGTGCATCGTAACCTATCCACCCCGGAGGTGTCTCGGTGGAAAGGTGTCTAGAATCCATGTTTGTTTTCCGAACACACAGTCGTCAGGCCTGATAAAGTGTAAAGTGACTTGCAGTTGTTAGGATTAGCATAGAAATATGTCAAGGAGATACACGATTGATTAGGTGTTCAGGAGCGGCTCAGTTTCCGGATACTTTGCCAAAGCAATCATCACCATCTGAAGGATTTATAAAGTGTGTTTGAGCTTTTACTTATCTCTGCTAGCGCTACTCTCAACAACAACTAATCCACGACAGCGTCAGCGCAATACTTTTCCGCATGGCCGCCGTTTGCCAAAGATAGAGCCTTGCGATCGATTTTTGCCAAAtattcacctttttgctgcgACAGACAGAGGTACTGCGGTGTATGTGACACGCTCGGCAGTTCTTTCTACACCATTAGATCGAATATATCGTAACTGCGTTCACTGTTTAATCAAGGAGGAAACAAATCATTAGCGTTTCAATACACCAGCCAATATACTGATACTGAAGGATACCCCGCTGCTGTAACcttagagagaaaaaacacctACGTGACCGTGTGTGAATCCCCACCGAGACACCAACACACGGCAATTACACACACGCGTAGTACAAAGCTTTTGCAAATTGCGGATTGGGTGTGACTCGCCAGcagcaaaaccacacacactgatTCCTTCGCTAAACCTTAAGCTTAGCTTCCTCTTAAGTTGTCTCATTTGTAGTACGGCTACGGTAGGTTTCATAATAGCAGCCGCCATCGGTATTCCCCTCGCTCGCTCCGTATATTTTCCCCCACAAAACCACTCGAACGTTCCATACTAATGATagttgtctgtgtgtttgtgtgtatgtgttctcTTTCCCTTCACCATCGCAGGCCAACTCTCCCACGGAGATGCGGGACATTGCGGCTCGTATCTGTCGGGACTATCTGACCGGTGCCTGGAAGACGATATCGGCCGACGAGCTGCAGCTGAAGCGCATCAGCGGTGGACTCTCCAACTTCCTCTACTACGTCAGCCTGCCGGAGCATCATTATtacggcaacaacaacaacaacaacaacaacaatggtgGCAAGAAATCGCATCCAAACTCACGGCGAGGCTCGTTCGCAACGGATCACCATACCGTGACAAAGACGGCAACAAAGGCACGAAATGGAAGCAAGCGGGCACGAAAGGATAGTGGCGCCAGTTTGCTAGAACCAAAGGAGGTAAGCCAGGAGACACGATGAGCGAAAGACAGGATACGACGGGTACAGTTGCAGGCACCGCAGAGGGGAAGGATGCACAACAGCCTCGCGTATTAGaaattccttttcttttctggCTCCTTCCATCATGTGCCTAGGAAGTTACGTATTAATTATTATCTTTACTACTGTCGCGCCATTGTGTCGGCGGGGGCAGGCATTGGCCGATCTTTATCGATGATCAAATTACTGACGATGCTGCTTGGAGGGCGCGAACCAGAATTATCATGCGACACACAGGCCTTTAACTCTGGCCATTGTACTGACAACGGTGTGTCTTCGCAACAGTCTATTTGCTCGTTACGAAGCAGCAGTTCAGGGCTGTGGTAATGCCAATTTACAGCCGATTACCAACGAATAGATAAGATAGGGCAAATATCTATTACGTTTCGCATCGGTGGCAAAACGGTTCCCAAGGTCTTCATTTGCAAAGGGGTGGAAAAGAATGTTTAAAATCTTGAtgtaatttcgatttaatttgattaaatGAACACATTCTTTAACGTGTCCTTTTTCAACCTCACGTGTTGCAGGTGCTGCTAAGAATTTACGGTCAAACGCACGGGGAACATGCGCTGGAAACGATGCTCACCGAATCGGTCGTGTTTACGCTGCTGAGCGAGCGCAAGCTTGGCCCGAAACTGCACGGCATCTTTCCGGGCGGCCGCATCGAACAGTACATACCGGCCCGGGCCCTGCTGACGGCGGAGCTGAGCGATGCAAAGATATCGATAAAGGTAGCGGAAAAGATGGCCGCCATCCACAGTATGGACATACCGGTGTCGAAGGAACCGGACTGGATCTGGAACACGATGGCCCGGTGGCTGAAGGGTATCGCCGGGACGCTGGAAACGATGGAGCGCGATCGGGCGAACGGCAACGTGAAGAAGGCCGGTGGTATCGGGGATCAGTCGGGGGAAGAAGCAAGCATCATTACCACGATGGATCTGGCGGGTGAGGTCGAGTGGTTGCGATCGGTAATTGAGAGCGAAGACTTTCCGGTCGTCTTTTGTCACAACGATTTGCAGGAGGGCAACATACTGCTGCGACAGGATTATCCCACAGTGAGCGAACCTAGCTTCCGCGAATGGTAAGCTAAGCTAAAGGATGTGCTGGATTTCCGTGACACAAACATTGATGTATCTGT
Proteins encoded:
- the LOC5668197 gene encoding nucleolin → MRSRTEMVTTTLEGSDFDEETDFEDSEEDWRPEKGDPKAMKRKTRDILTGMVSGKRGGRSNSSKRGRKPAAKGRGAGRKRNSEDYDDDDDDDDDDDDDDDDDSRFDSEGSGSSTPPVPKRGRKSGATPQRVYGRKGNSSSKTSPSTSKGGSMGRMKQSPSSEQSVRPIQRKVVNTASSFPDKSGYLKLFVSRADLEEGIRDNLKVCLWRRDGSSLLQKYFRDKSVDANTPQFTSSMVYSCWEDKRADEYMEVKVRCIEQTKQLRVQIIDVEATEIRAKEEYQKYMEQYGKSSDSSQGSDRSNGGRNRSRSGAGGKKTNRSTGEDTDERDEANDQEEEEYDEADEEEEGSEIPSQEE
- the LOC1277996 gene encoding zinc finger protein 271 yields the protein MESFEICRVCMEEVKHVWPLFEHCAKIPLELTPATLISECAGIAIDPNDGLPDLVCDSCLEAMVIAYSIRQKCISSDRKLRKILLRSNACSVPQEVKQQEHLTDETVESDRETESCEANAVSESLANEKESSGADEDSTSENAIEIVLKEELAPAYFDEEYLIEATYTEQPEDGDGAEQQIAEDESNDEKLELADLEQYPQHGVEKLFTCEICEKRFATKGNMKAHALLHSNHKPFSCELCGATFAKKHNYNMHTMRHAGNRTHPCPVCEKSFVCAVNLKNHMRIHSSVKPFQCDYCSREFCHRTDKARHEVSHTGEYPYGCEKCQRKFSRNTSLTKHLVKCNGSKSKHPNWKRKSKIEQHTE
- the LOC1277995 gene encoding choline/ethanolamine kinase isoform X2 → MNNLIAKANSPTEMRDIAARICRDYLTGAWKTISADELQLKRISGGLSNFLYYVSLPEHHYYGNNNNNNNNNGGKKSHPNSRRGSFATDHHTVTKTATKARNGSKRARKDSGASLLEPKEVLLRIYGQTHGEHALETMLTESVVFTLLSERKLGPKLHGIFPGGRIEQYIPARALLTAELSDAKISIKVAEKMAAIHSMDIPVSKEPDWIWNTMARWLKGIAGTLETMERDRANGNVKKAGGIGDQSGEEASIITTMDLAGEVEWLRSVIESEDFPVVFCHNDLQEGNILLRQDYPTVSEPSFRECTTLDNFDESAQLDSHFSSILISNGGVVSSNESVSPSDGNIGLNRSSRKRSLDHDSMENDLDNTRDSVLSGNSQALSDANSSTDGEPELMIIDFEYCAYNYRGFDLANHFLEWTFDYTNTQSPYFYHKLDQYPTAEQQEKFITQYLSHLSPPMEDGLEIGDRDDSAEEEERSKYGSLTGSVSEEEVEQVRREVQCFTMASHLFWSLWAIVNVYQEIEFGYMEYAVCRLKQYQQAKQCYIETTMPNGGNGCPGEQTPPVDPEK
- the LOC1277995 gene encoding choline/ethanolamine kinase isoform X1; translated protein: MNNLIAKKRPDPVAESLKQLLKANSPTEMRDIAARICRDYLTGAWKTISADELQLKRISGGLSNFLYYVSLPEHHYYGNNNNNNNNNGGKKSHPNSRRGSFATDHHTVTKTATKARNGSKRARKDSGASLLEPKEVLLRIYGQTHGEHALETMLTESVVFTLLSERKLGPKLHGIFPGGRIEQYIPARALLTAELSDAKISIKVAEKMAAIHSMDIPVSKEPDWIWNTMARWLKGIAGTLETMERDRANGNVKKAGGIGDQSGEEASIITTMDLAGEVEWLRSVIESEDFPVVFCHNDLQEGNILLRQDYPTVSEPSFRECTTLDNFDESAQLDSHFSSILISNGGVVSSNESVSPSDGNIGLNRSSRKRSLDHDSMENDLDNTRDSVLSGNSQALSDANSSTDGEPELMIIDFEYCAYNYRGFDLANHFLEWTFDYTNTQSPYFYHKLDQYPTAEQQEKFITQYLSHLSPPMEDGLEIGDRDDSAEEEERSKYGSLTGSVSEEEVEQVRREVQCFTMASHLFWSLWAIVNVYQEIEFGYMEYAVCRLKQYQQAKQCYIETTMPNGGNGCPGEQTPPVDPEK
- the LOC1277995 gene encoding choline/ethanolamine kinase isoform X5: MNNLIAKANSPTEMRDIAARICRDYLTGAWKTISADELQLKRISGGLSNFLYYVSLPEHHYYGNNNNNNNNNGGKKSHPNSRRGSFATDHHTVTKTATKARNGSKRARKDSGASLLEPKEVLLRIYGQTHGEHALETMLTESVVFTLLSERKLGPKLHGIFPGGRIEQYIPARALLTAELSDAKISIKVAEKMAAIHSMDIPVSKEPDWIWNTMARWLKGIAGTLETMERDRANGNVKKAGGIGDQSGEEASIITTMDLAGEVEWLRSVIESEDFPVVFCHNDLQEGNILLRQDYPTVSEPSFRECTTLDNFDESAQLDSHFSSILISNGGVVSSNESVSPSDGNIGLNRSSRKRSLDHDSMENDLDNTRDSVLSGNSQALSDANSSTDGEPELMIIDFEYCAYNYRGFDLANHFLEWTFDYTNTQSPYFYHKLDQYPTAEQQFSFSSTILVRGACAG
- the LOC1277995 gene encoding choline/ethanolamine kinase isoform X4, whose amino-acid sequence is MNNLIAKKRPDPVAESLKQLLKANSPTEMRDIAARICRDYLTGAWKTISADELQLKRISGGLSNFLYYVSLPEHHYYGNNNNNNNNNGGKKSHPNSRRGSFATDHHTVTKTATKARNGSKRARKDSGASLLEPKEVLLRIYGQTHGEHALETMLTESVVFTLLSERKLGPKLHGIFPGGRIEQYIPARALLTAELSDAKISIKVAEKMAAIHSMDIPVSKEPDWIWNTMARWLKGIAGTLETMERDRANGNVKKAGGIGDQSGEEASIITTMDLAGEVEWLRSVIESEDFPVVFCHNDLQEGNILLRQDYPTVSEPSFRECTTLDNFDESAQLDSHFSSILISNGGVVSSNESVSPSDGNIGLNRSSRKRSLDHDSMENDLDNTRDSVLSGNSQALSDANSSTDGEPELMIIDFEYCAYNYRGFDLANHFLEWTFDYTNTQSPYFYHKLDQYPTAEQQFSFSSTILVRGACAG
- the LOC1277995 gene encoding choline/ethanolamine kinase isoform X3, which codes for MRDIAARICRDYLTGAWKTISADELQLKRISGGLSNFLYYVSLPEHHYYGNNNNNNNNNGGKKSHPNSRRGSFATDHHTVTKTATKARNGSKRARKDSGASLLEPKEVLLRIYGQTHGEHALETMLTESVVFTLLSERKLGPKLHGIFPGGRIEQYIPARALLTAELSDAKISIKVAEKMAAIHSMDIPVSKEPDWIWNTMARWLKGIAGTLETMERDRANGNVKKAGGIGDQSGEEASIITTMDLAGEVEWLRSVIESEDFPVVFCHNDLQEGNILLRQDYPTVSEPSFRECTTLDNFDESAQLDSHFSSILISNGGVVSSNESVSPSDGNIGLNRSSRKRSLDHDSMENDLDNTRDSVLSGNSQALSDANSSTDGEPELMIIDFEYCAYNYRGFDLANHFLEWTFDYTNTQSPYFYHKLDQYPTAEQQEKFITQYLSHLSPPMEDGLEIGDRDDSAEEEERSKYGSLTGSVSEEEVEQVRREVQCFTMASHLFWSLWAIVNVYQEIEFGYMEYAVCRLKQYQQAKQCYIETTMPNGGNGCPGEQTPPVDPEK